TGATAAGAACATTTAAAAGTACAACAAGTAGGAAACTTTGGATTAAGGCATTACCTTTAATTCGAGGTAAGACATAGAAAACTTGACCACCACGATCCAGCTCATACCGGATTGCTGCAATGACCTTTTCTTTACCAAATGCTGAAAGATGGGTTTTGATAGGAACCCTTTCTGGAGGTGGTGTAGAAATTAAACTGAAAGGATGAAGGAAGGACAGTAAGTACACACCGATTTTATAGGACAAGTAATCTGAAATTAAAGTTCAAGGAAATGCCTATTCTATTAAAGTGATGCTTTCACTGCTTGCAGGTAATTTATTCAAGGCTCGGAATGAATACAAACTAAATGGCCTCTGAATAGGTTCTTGAAGTATGGAATATGATTCTAATAAGCAAGTCAATATTTACAATGCTTGAGGCAACTTCATGAAACCTACTTAAAGAATAGCCATCACTTATCTAAAAGCATGGTACAGATCATATGACTCCTAAAAAGTAAACTGAAAATTGATCTATCAGTTTATATTGTTCTACAGTAATGACAAAGTTCCCGTTTCCTAATGCATTCCTCCAAATACATTGATTCATGTTTATACAAAAATGTGCAAGGTAAGCCTTGGCACTCATAGCATCTACAATGCATGTAAAAGGTATTACAACTTTTCAGATAAAACTTGTCTGAGCTTACACACGTCAATGACATGGTTGATACTCAACCCTTTTTCCACCAAGGCATCACAATAACCAAACTTAACTGGATATCTGAATCTAGGATTAAGTCCAGCACCAAAGAAGCTTCAATTTAGATTTTTTGACAAATATTACCTGGCATCACGGAAACCAGTCAAAGCTAAATAAAGCGTTCTGGGTATAGGTGTTGCAGAGAGAGTAAGGACATCAACTGAAGTCTTAAAAGATGCAATCTTCTCCTTTTGCTTGACACCGAACCTCTGCATAAACATACAAACAAGAAAATCAAGCATCTCTCTGCCAAATGGGCACAACTTGTATTAGCTAAAAGTACAAGAGATCATTGCAAGGAATTCAGTTAGTACAAATTCTAACACACAGTGTTCCCTACACCATTTAATATCTACAACCATGAATTGATGATGGTGCTAATTCCAGCATGGCTATAAGCTTTCATTACTTTCCCTTGACTGAAAGATTGTAGAGGAGGTTAAATCATAATCATCAACTCTAATccattacataaaaaaaaaagctaaatctTACCAGAATTGAAGTGCTACAAAAGCAAAAACCTGGAAATCCTTAGATAATATCATTGTTTATGCAGTCAAGGACTTGAAGATAGTGACAAGGATTGGAGGCAAACCTGTTCCTCATCAACTACAAGCAGGCCTAGATTATTATACACAACACGGTTTCCCAGAAGTGAGTGAGTTCCGACAATAATGTCTAGATCACCCTTTTTTATCATGTTCAAATGCTCCTCTTTCTCTGCTTTACCCTGCATGTTCAAATAGGCCATATCAATTCAAACAGTAGCCTTCATGAAAAATTCTGATCCAGCATATACATATTTAAGTGAGAATGAAACTGCAAATATCTTTAACCCTCCCGTAAACCCCATCAACAAAATTTATGACACAACTCTGTTGCCATTATCTGTTTATAGGGCAATATGGAACTTTTAATATCTTGATTAGAAAGTATGTCAACCAAACTCTTCCCACCCCCAGTCCAGCACTTCTCCTCAAGTTTAAGTAAGTTATTAAAGCTTGTGATACCAATCTTTAGTCAGAGAATGAGGTCAATCCAGTGAATGAACTTCTTGTACCTGAAACCGACTAAGAAGTCCAACCTTGATGCTCGGATACTTGGAAAACCTCTCTGAAATGACATCAAAATGTTGCTTGGCAAGAACAATTGTGGGTGCCAAAACCATAGCTTGCTTCCCTGCTGACACCACACAAAATATGGCTCGTAATGCTACTTCGGTTTTACCGAACCCAACATCTCCGCATATCAATCTATCCATTGGAGTTTCTCGGTCGGTTAAGTCTTTCTCTACATCAATAAAAGCCTGTAACAAGGGAATCGCTCATGTTAGCAGACGAAAAACATTTTACTCATCAATCTCTGAATCTTCCAGTGACTGCTGAAAAAGTAGGAGTTCGTGGGAAATGAAAGATTGCTGCTTTCAGGAATATACCAAAGGGATCTAAACAATAACTGAGATGATTATTCAAGTCCTTGAAGTGCAATAAAACCTATGAAAGGTATAGCTCAGTAAGAGAAAAAGGTAAAAGTTTTGAAAGTGGTACCTGCTTTTGATCTGGCGTGGGTTCATAAGGAAACTGAGATGCGAATTCAGCCATAGCAGGACTCCTTGGGTATGGAGGTCTTTTTTGTTTGAGTCTATGTAAATAGAGCTCCATTAAATCTACAACCATCTTTTGAATTGCAACCTTTCCTTTGGTCTTTCTCCTCTCCCATGCACTAGTGTCACTCAACTTACTCAAGGTCCTAGGCTTTTTTGTTTCATTTGGGCTGAAAATACGACCAAAACATGCCTTAAAAGACGCAATTGAAAGctgttttcacatttcaaccataaGATCCTAACAGGAGCAGGTATCAAAGCAAAATTAATCCAACAAGAGCAAAAAGGAGGCAGAAAAACCTATAGATTATATCGATAGAGCATGCGAGTAGCCTGCTTAACAGGGAGCTTAGCCATTCCATCAGCATACTCGATAAAGACGAACTCGATGGGTTCAGTAGAAGTCCTAGAAACATCAAACTTAATCCCAACAAACCTGCCAACACCCACTTTCTTGTGAACAACATAGTCCCCAGAACGCAGCGTGTAAGGATCAACCTTGTAGCTGAAGACACCTCCTTCCTTACACTCCCTATCCACTTTCAGCTTCTGCAATCCCCTCTGTTGCTGCTCTTTCACAAGCTGAATGTACATGTCAGCCTCCTGAGAGTCCATTCTAGGCCTTGTGGCCTCTCTCTTGCCGTGGTCACGGCGTATCTTTTCCTGTAGAATGGAGATGGCATCAGTCTCAAGCTCCATCTTTTCTCTTTTCGGAGCCAATTTGTGGGTGTTGGGACTTGAGACGGGGAGACGCCCTTGAGTGTAGACAGCCATGGTAGCTAATAATGGATATCTCTGTTTGTAGAGGAAAGAGCGGTTGACCGTGAAAAGGGTCCAGATAGAAGGAGAAGAAGGGCTGAATTTCAGCAGGAGAGGAGTGCAGACTTGTGGCACCGGATGGAGGGAGCCCATAGTTGAGGAAGAAGAGGAGAAATGAATGctcagagaaaagaagaaaaagtggGCATTTTTGGGCTGGGGAAGACGAATAAACAAGAGGCACAGAACAGGGGATAAACAAGAGGAGGTTTAAGAGAGTTTTTATGGTTTTGGACTAAGTGAGGATATTTATCAAGTCATTTTGTATGTGTGGACACAGATATTTTCCCCTGAAAATTTTTGGTTAGCTTCCAATCAacttttataaaagaaatttatttatttatatttagtgaCAAAAGTGTGTTTTTGATTAATAATTTGAGTAAATAGTTGAAGGTTTTAGTAGTTATTAGAGAATATTGTTATCTAGTgagatatatttttattttggagatattttgttttttatcatATAAACGGATTGTGAAttgattataatttttaattaacaattttttttatgaatttttagaaagttgAGTTTTCAATAGTTTTTTGAGTATTTGGTTACCAAATGTTTTTCATTTGGAATTTGAGTAAATGGTTAATGGTTTTAGTACTTGTTAgagaatattattatttggtgagATATACTCTTATTTTGGAGATATCTTGTTATCTGTCATCTAAAGAGATTGTGAAcctattataatttttaattaataattttttttatgaatttttacaaAGTTGGGTTTGTAATCATCTGAAAATTAATGGTGACAGAAAATGTGATTTCAAAATTTCGTTTTCGTAAATCGAACTAGTAAACAATAGTTTCAAGATTACAAATTCGATTAGCGAgtccataattattatttaataattataagtcaaatataatattatatttaattttgatctaGTAAATTTTGCTAATTGAACGAATTTTTAAGTACAAATGTTTtatccctaaagtcaagtggttgtagaaaatgaggtatcgggaccttgtttctgtaaacaaaactcgtaaatattttttaaaatatttatagagttattatataggtatattgaagtttggttcaaaaattttaatatttgactaattaattaaagaaaaaggactaaattgtaaaatatgtaaaacttcATCACCAATGACTAAAAATGCATAATAATTGAGGTTTTGAGGATAAAAAAAGGTAATTATACTCTTTTTGAATGTTGGTGGACGGTTTAAGCcattaatttagttaaaataaaataaaattttagtaattaaaatattaaataatagttAAAACATGGGAAAAAAAAACATCTTCctcatttttttcctttgttcCACCGAAACCACCATGGTTGTCAACCTAAGCTTCGGCCAAAGCTAACTGCTATTGCATGATAAGTATTTTTaatccgtttttaataatttttatgcttttgagattgtTGTTGTGTAATCTAGTTAACTCAGGGACTAAttcataaaactgttaaagattttgaaacttGCTATTGATGGTTAATTGATGTTCTTggtgttaaatgatgaatttgtaaaCTTGATTGTTAAATAGGACTACTGTGCAAAagaatttttgatagttttgaacttagggactaatatgaaaatatataaaatttagcatgtaatttgtaaaattttcaaatgtgtaAAGGCTGATTTGAGGTGCTGTTAGAATCATTTTTGGATATTTGAgattaaatgtgaaattttaaataattttagttttagggactaaattgaataaagtgtaaaagtttaggtaaattttgtaaaatgaaaatttattggtCATATGCATAAAAATGAGTTTGATAATGTATTTGAAgttgataaattaaatttaattattatataaatcaagAATTGAACCGTATAGAGGATAACTGGGGAAAAGGAAAATTCGTAGACTAGTCCTTTCAAATTTATTCATTAGTTGAATGTACCAAGTAAGTTCATGgtataaatttatatgtatatatttgtgttttattttgttattaattaattaattaaattgtggATAAATTGTTATTGTTGGATTGAGGTTATTAACTATTTCCTATTAAATGTAAAGTGAAAGGATTTAATTGTAATCAGATAGacatatatgagttatatatatgtttttgaaaAGAACTTAATTGATTTATAGTTGTGTATGGATGTTTTGGAAGTGCCCCTGTTCGCATATATGTGTCTCTATTTGCACATTCGTGCCTTGATTTGCACTTAAGTGCCTCCATTTGCACTTCGGTACCTCTATTTGCACATTTGTGCCTCTGTTTATGTCACATcccatatatttttattaaaatgtgtGCAAGAATAAGAATAAGGAAGTAAAGTGGTCAAGTGGTTAAGTATTCTTAAGTTATCCTagaggtcttaggttcaagtccTAATGTTCACactcttctatttaatttatcataGAGGTCTTaggtcttaggttcaagtccTAATATACTACATAGAAATGCCCTAGAAAAGAAGAACTTCTCTAAATGAATAACCTCAACTTTCAATATGGGAGTTGGCTTAGAGCTCAACTAGAGGGGTTAACCCAAAATAGAGGAAACTGGAGAAATGGGATCGAAATCCTGGAAAAGAAGATAATTTTGAGTGAAGAGAATAAGAGTAACAAAACTGGGAATGGGTATGAAAATGAGTTGCAATAGTTTGGGAACTTAAGCAACTCCTCATTGCTAATAACCCcgatattgttttttttatgtgaAACAAAAATACATTCTAATAACTTCACACGTGTTCATAATCTTTGTAGGATGTCTGGTTGTTTGGCCATAAGTTCGGAAGGTCGTTGTAGAGGGTTGGTGATAATGTGGAAAGATGGTATCGATGTGTCTATACAAAACTATTCTAGTCACCATATGGACTCGCCTGTTCGAATGGAGAGTCATAACAACATTAGGTTCACGAGTTTCTATGGTCATGTTGATCTGAATTTAAGAAGTAGGTCTTAAGACATCCTTAGAATGGTGGAAAGCTCAGTCAGGAAGGATTGGATCGTGGGTGGTGATTTTAATGCCATCATCAATGAAGTTCAAAAAGAAGAGGGCCATACGAAATCCAAGGTAACCATGGACAAGTTTAGAGATGTTATAGAGGAGCTGACTCTTGTTGACATCAAAACCAACAAGGGATGGTTCACATGGTTAAGGAGAGGTTGGATAGATTCCTAATTTCTGCTAATGCTATTGATAATTTCCCTTTTCTTGCGACAAATGTGGTGATACAAGCAAACTCTGATCACGATGCTATTTTCATAGATATTATAGTTCGAAAGCCTAGAGAGGATTTTAAAGACCCGAGACTTTCTTTAAATTTGATGTGTGCTGGGCGAAAGCGAATGAAGCCAAAGATATTATTAAGAAAGTCTGGAGCAGTAACGATACAAACATTATTGAGAAGCTTGCGAAGGTGCGATATGAGCTTGGCCCGTGGCAACATGGTCGGTACAGAACGATGAAAAACCATATTGGTAAGCTAGTTGCAAGGATTGACAAGCTCATTAATGGCCCTTACGAGGAGTTTAATGCTGACATGTTGAAAACTGCTCGCCTTAAGCTAGGGCACCTTTATGCCGAATAGGAGAGCTACTAGGCATAAAGATCGCGTATTAAATGGCTCAAAAAGGGGGATAGAAACACATTTTTTTCACGTTTGTGCCACCAGTAGATTGAAGAAGAATAAAATAGAAAGGTTAAAGAACTTAAATGGTATTTGGATGAATGATACAAATGATATATGTAAGGTTGCGTGAGAGTATTTTCATAATCTTTTTAAGTTGGAAGCTTCCTCTTATGATGAGCTCAACTTGAGTTACATTCAAAAGAGCATCACTTCGAATATTAACAACATGCCGACTAGGAATTTTATGAATGGTGAGATCCTTGGAGCCTTTAATCAAATGGATCCCTATAAAGCCCTTGGGATTGACGACCTTTTGGGTATTTTCTTTAAAGAGAATTGGGAGGTGGTGGGTAAAGAGGtttttgttgttccaatagggtcggaagcgtgtaaattattgtactaaaaaatcacacaaagttcaattcccaggaaagagaggtggatcacatggatctcttaaataccaagtctttccttagacagaatatcccttctatagtaatttaatagcacaattaaatactactttataccctcaaatattgaaagaaaaataggacaagaaagaacacaagagttttaacgaggttcggtaaattatacctacgtcctcgggcactaacaccagatgataactttactatctccaaaatattacaaacaaatagaattccttaagaattctcaaatgggagaagagagaaaactaagagagaaagattggttgggatggttgaaatgagaaatggttaggcctatttatagttgaggttcagggactaacttgcaaatggcctaaaaaattagggaccaaaattgcaattatcccattcaactttaaacaacttgcctatcactttttttctttcggtgccacttgcacctcccatttttgacttttcaacaatctccaccttgaagatttgattaggataattacatcttcacacacttccttcaactccccaaattcgataaagctatcttttgtagtgcctccaaatgcgctctcgagcgccatacacctaaaggtgctcaaattctcaggatgttaatcaagttcaaacaatgattaaacttgattgttgttaccaccttggtcatcatatctgcgggattatctgctgtcggaatcttctgaagtagaatttttcctttttcaaagacttcccacacaaagtgatatcttacgtcgatatgcttggttcttgaatgatagacttgatttttcgctaaatgaatagcactctgactgtcacaatatagactaatgtgactttgaacaactcccaagtctttcaataatccattaagccaaatagcctccttaacagcttctgtaactgccatatactATGCCTCTGTAGTaaacacagctactgtagactgtaaggtagacttccaactcactggggctttcgtaagagtaaacagataccctgTAGTtaaacgacgtttatctaaatcaccagcaaagtcggaatcaacatatccaactacaaactgaccaagtgcttcatcctgttcaaaaattaaaccaacatctacagTTTTTCGAAGAtactgtagaatccatttcacagcttgccaatgtccttttccaggatcatgcatatacctgctcacaactccaacagcttgtgaaatgtcaggcctcgtacacaccatcgcatacatcaaactcccaactacattagcatatgggactttcgccatatattctctttcatcttcaatcttcggagataattgagcactaagtttcaaatgagaagcaagtggggtacttacatgttttgtgttttcatttacaccaaaacattgtaatacctttttcagatattgcttctgatttaaacagagcttgcctctcggtctatctctacttatctccatgccgagaatcttcttggcctcacctagatctttcatctcgaactcttgattcaactgagccttcagcttatctatctcattttggctcttcgaagcgattaacatatcatcaacatacaagagtagataaatgaaagatccgtcatgcagcttctgcaaatatacacaattgtcatatttgcttcttgtgtacttttgccttctcataaagctatcaaatcgcttgtaccactgcctcggggattgcttcaatccatatagcaatttgttcagcttacaaacccaatttctaccaccagcatctgtgtatccttcgggctgagtcatatagatcttctcttctaactcaccatgcaagaaagccgtcttaacatcaagttgagctagctccaaattcaactgtgctaccaaggccaacaaaattctaatggaggaatgcttcacaacaggggaaaatacatcattgtagtcaattccctccttctgagcgtagcctttagctaccaatcttgccttgtagcgaatatccttcttgctaggagatccatctttctttgcgaatacccacttgcatccgattgcccttttacctttcggtaattgcgccaactcccaagtattgttcttccagagagactgcatttctttatccatggcgcttttccatttatcactttctaagctttgcattgcttcttgataagtgataggaatatcatcaacaacaggaagggcgtaggccaccatatcagtaaatcaagcaggtttacgaatttctctccgtggccttgcaactgcaactagttctggtgtacttagtggttcttgggttagaacctcttcaacctctaattcctccattgtggctggagaattagacttattaactgggcaaatccccatctgcgcaaactccacctgttttggagtacactccacctgctgtggagtattgctcgtctgaatatctttatctgctacctttttcaatgtggcagattcatcaaaggtaacatctctgctacagatcattttctttgtgcttaagcaccaaagacgaaatcccttcactccagaagtgattcccataaagagagctttctttgccctcggatctaactttgactccttcacatggtaatatgcagtggttccaaacacatgtaaggaatcataatctgtagccggttttccagaccatacctccataggagtttttctttctaatgcagatgatggcaaacgattaataagatggccagcgtatgtcacagcctcagcccaaaattgcttgcccaacccagcattggacaacatacatcgaactttctcaagcaatgttcgattcatacgctctgccaatccattctgctgtggtgtatccctaactgtgaagtgtcgaacaataccatactcttggcacacatcgaagaacggatcacttttatattcccctccattgtccgtcctaagtcgcttgattttcttgccagtctggttttcgatcatagttttccatttaagaaaaactctaagcacttcatccttagttctcatggtatacacccaaactcttctggaaaagtcatcaacaaaagtaacaaagtagtgttttcctcccaatgaaggtgtcttggaaggcccccacacatctgagtgaacatattccaaaataccttttgtattatggatagcagtaccgaatttcactctcttttgctttcccagaacacaatgctcacaaaattttaatttgtaagcctttgcacctttcaacaatccttgctttgccagaatttgcaaggatttttcgctggcatgtcccaacttcatatgccacaactgcattgagtccaattctttgttaccggaagctgtagcgactgctccaataactgtactaccttggtagtaatacaagttatttttcctgatgcccttcaatatcacaagtgcgccagatgtcactttcaaaatcccatctctcatagtaacaactgaaccattggattccaaggctcccaatgagatgagatttttcttcaaactgggcacgtaccgaacatcagtcggaactctggttgatccatcttgattctttaattggattgaacctatcccaacagttttacaggcattgtcattgcccatataaacaactcctccatttagttctactaaatcagagaaccattcccggttaggggacatatgataggtacaacccgaatcca
This window of the Gossypium hirsutum isolate 1008001.06 chromosome A09, Gossypium_hirsutum_v2.1, whole genome shotgun sequence genome carries:
- the LOC107889829 gene encoding ATP-dependent DNA helicase At3g02060, chloroplastic isoform X1; this encodes MGSLHPVPQVCTPLLLKFSPSSPSIWTLFTVNRSFLYKQRYPLLATMAVYTQGRLPVSSPNTHKLAPKREKMELETDAISILQEKIRRDHGKREATRPRMDSQEADMYIQLVKEQQQRGLQKLKVDRECKEGGVFSYKVDPYTLRSGDYVVHKKVGVGRFVGIKFDVSRTSTEPIEFVFIEYADGMAKLPVKQATRMLYRYNLPNETKKPRTLSKLSDTSAWERRKTKGKVAIQKMVVDLMELYLHRLKQKRPPYPRSPAMAEFASQFPYEPTPDQKQAFIDVEKDLTDRETPMDRLICGDVGFGKTEVALRAIFCVVSAGKQAMVLAPTIVLAKQHFDVISERFSKYPSIKVGLLSRFQGKAEKEEHLNMIKKGDLDIIVGTHSLLGNRVVYNNLGLLVVDEEQRFGVKQKEKIASFKTSVDVLTLSATPIPRTLYLALTGFRDASLISTPPPERVPIKTHLSAFGKEKVIAAIRYELDRGGQVFYVLPRIKGLEEVMDFLKQSFPDVDIAIAHGKQYSKQLEETMEKFAQGEIKILICTNIVESGLDIQNANTIIIQDVQQFGLAQLYQLRGRVGRADREAYAYLFYPDKSLLSDQALERLAALEECRELGQGFQLAERDMGIRGFGTIFGEQQTGDVGNVGIDLFFEMLFESLSKVEEHRVVSVPYQSVEIDININPHLPSEYINYLENPMEIINDAEKAAEKDIWSLMQFTENLRRQYGKEPYSMEILLKKLYVRRMAADLGINRIYASGKMVGMETRMSKRVFKLMTDSMISDVHRNSLIFEGGQIRAELLLELPREQLLNWIFQCLAELHASLPALIKY
- the LOC107889829 gene encoding ATP-dependent DNA helicase At3g02060, chloroplastic isoform X2 translates to MLFTRKWVLAGLLGLSLMFLGLLLNPSSSSLSSMLMEWLSSLLSRLLACSIDIIYSPNETKKPRTLSKLSDTSAWERRKTKGKVAIQKMVVDLMELYLHRLKQKRPPYPRSPAMAEFASQFPYEPTPDQKQAFIDVEKDLTDRETPMDRLICGDVGFGKTEVALRAIFCVVSAGKQAMVLAPTIVLAKQHFDVISERFSKYPSIKVGLLSRFQGKAEKEEHLNMIKKGDLDIIVGTHSLLGNRVVYNNLGLLVVDEEQRFGVKQKEKIASFKTSVDVLTLSATPIPRTLYLALTGFRDASLISTPPPERVPIKTHLSAFGKEKVIAAIRYELDRGGQVFYVLPRIKGLEEVMDFLKQSFPDVDIAIAHGKQYSKQLEETMEKFAQGEIKILICTNIVESGLDIQNANTIIIQDVQQFGLAQLYQLRGRVGRADREAYAYLFYPDKSLLSDQALERLAALEECRELGQGFQLAERDMGIRGFGTIFGEQQTGDVGNVGIDLFFEMLFESLSKVEEHRVVSVPYQSVEIDININPHLPSEYINYLENPMEIINDAEKAAEKDIWSLMQFTENLRRQYGKEPYSMEILLKKLYVRRMAADLGINRIYASGKMVGMETRMSKRVFKLMTDSMISDVHRNSLIFEGGQIRAELLLELPREQLLNWIFQCLAELHASLPALIKY